The segment GGGGTTGTAAAACGTTTGCCCCAGTCCTAGGGCGAAATAGGGCTCGTAGGCTCTTCTTTTGTGATACTTCCCACCGTATTTGAAAAAATAGTACACCAGTTGCGCCTGCCATTCATGGTTTTGAGAGTGAAAAGACAGGTTGCGCTGTCTGTTGAATGAACTGTCGGCAGCATGGGAATCAGAGCCTTCGATCTTGTAGGTCGCATATTGGACTCTGGCGGCTATTTTGGTGTAGAGCCGAACCTCAGCTCCAATGTTGAAATGGGAGATCCCTTTGGTAAAGGGTGATCCGTTGGTCAAGTCACCTACATAGCCTGTCCATCCTGTACCTGCATAAACCGAAAAATAGCGGTCATGGTATCGCCAATCAAAGAAGTTTTGGGAACTTCCCACCAGCGAGGATAGCACAAGGACTGAAATAAGGATGATTCGACGCATATCTATCTTTTACCTTTTCAAAAGTATGGAATACCTATGATAAACCTGTTTTGATAGGCTGGTAATATTACGAATTATTGGAGCGAACATTACGCTTGGATTTGGTTTTTTCTCAAAACTAAGGTGGTCATGCTACGCATTTTGTCCACCACGACACTTTTGATAGGTTCTATGGGAGTAAAAGCAAAATCTGTTAGTAACTGAGAAATCAGTTCCTCGGTGATCAAGAATCGATAACTCCCGTCTGGCAAATTGTACTTTCCGTTTTCCGTTTCGGGCATTTCATCCAGACCTATGTCAGAGGTCATTCGGACGAACAGCACCCCGTTGGTTTTTAGTACACGGGTCATTTCTTTGATTCCTGCCCAAAAATCTTCTTGATTCTGTGCAAAATGCAACACAGCACTGCTAATAATCCAGTCAAATGTTTCGTTAGGATAGGGGATTTGATCAATCGTGCCGATGTGGAAGTTGCCTTTGTTGATCTGTGGATAGTTGGCTCCAAGGATAAATTGAAGCATACGGATGGCGTCTGGATTTTGGTCTATCCCGTGTACTTCATAGTGGTTGTTGAGAAAGTAGATGAGATTTCGACCCTCACCACAACCGGCATCCAAAATTTTGGCATTAGTATCTATATTACCCTTTAGTATTTGATCCAATAGATATAAATCTATGTTGCCGAGTTCTTTGTTGAGTTGCTGGATTGTCATAGTATGCTATTGAGCCTCAAAAGTAACAGAGTATTCGTTGCTAGAACTTATTAGACAGAGTAAAAATGAAATGATTAAATTCGCTCTTAAACCAGTTGTAATCATTGAATAAAGTACGATACATAAGTCTTTTGCTGATTCTATTTGTGCACATGGTGCATGCAGATAGATCCAAACAAGCATTGCGTGCCATAGAAAAGGAGGATTATGACAAGGCCAAGGAATACCTCCAGCGCTCCTATGACAAAGACAGTCTCAATCCTTTGGTTTCCTATAGCTATGCGAAGCTCTACGTCGCTCAGACCTACGAAGGTCAAGATTTGGATATTGCCAATGATTACATTTTACATGCATTTTTACTGTTGCCCAATCGGACGGAGGCGCATACCAATGAGATCGAAAAGGCTGATTTGACTTTGCAGAGCTTTGACCAGCTCAAGGACGAGATCGATAGCTTGGCTTATATGAGAGCTGATACGCTACATGATGTGGCTCAGCTGGAACATTTCATTCTCCATCATGGGACAGCGGCACAAGTCCCTGCTGCAATAGCGCAGAGAGACTCCATCAGATTCAAGGAGGCGGAGGTTGACGGGACTTGGCAGGCTTATCAAGCCTTTATGAATGCTTATCCTGATGCCAATCAATTCCCTATCGCAAAGATTAGGTTTGACAAGCTCATCTATGAGTCCACTCTGTTCTCAGACAAATTGAGTGAATTGGAAGAGTTTTTGGTCAAATACCCCCAGACACCCTTTAGGGGAAAAATTGAAAAAAGAATCTATGACAAGAAAGTAGCCGGTCTACAGGAGGAGGATATTCTTTCTTTTATTCATACCTATCACAATGATCAATTGATCAGACGCGCATTGGGACTTTTGTATCACTCCGTAGGGATAAAGAAAGATAAATTGAAGAACTACAACCAGCAGGTGTACAAACAGTTTATGGATTCAGTGGCATACCTGGAGCAGTTGAACGCAGCAGTACTATTTCCCATGTATTTGGATCACCAGTATT is part of the Reichenbachiella agarivorans genome and harbors:
- a CDS encoding class I SAM-dependent methyltransferase; translation: MTIQQLNKELGNIDLYLLDQILKGNIDTNAKILDAGCGEGRNLIYFLNNHYEVHGIDQNPDAIRMLQFILGANYPQINKGNFHIGTIDQIPYPNETFDWIISSAVLHFAQNQEDFWAGIKEMTRVLKTNGVLFVRMTSDIGLDEMPETENGKYNLPDGSYRFLITEELISQLLTDFAFTPIEPIKSVVVDKMRSMTTLVLRKNQIQA